In one window of Nicotiana tabacum cultivar K326 chromosome 12, ASM71507v2, whole genome shotgun sequence DNA:
- the LOC107769012 gene encoding protein C2-DOMAIN ABA-RELATED 7 — translation MEMLGLLKIRVQRGTNLPLKDTFHSDPYVVVTMGEQRVKTSCKKNNCNPVWNDELTLALKYPNVPVVLTVYDKDTFSKDDKIGEAEIDIKPYLEALNMSNQCLPNGVEVDRVQPNRDNCLAKESCIIWENGKMIQDMTLMLQNVECGEVKVQIEVIPKRISDDAFFP, via the exons atggagATGTTGGGACTTCTTAAAATAAGAGTGCAGAGAGGCACTAATCTGCCACTCAAAGATACATTTCAcagtgatccttatgttgttgtCACCATGGGTGAACAG CGAGTGAAGACTAGTTGTAAGAAGAACAACTGCAACCCTGTTTGGAATGATGAATTGACACTTGCACTGAAATATCCAAATGTTCCAGTTGTTTTA ACTGTGTATGACAAAGATACATTTAGTAAAGATGacaaaattggggaagcagagatAGACATCAAACCATATCTGGAAGCTTTGAATATGAGCAATCAATGCCTTCCGAATGGCGTCGAAGTTGACAGAGTTCAGCCAAACAGAGACAATTGCCTGGCTAAAGAAAGCTGCATTATATGGGAAAATGGTAAAATGATACAAGACATGACCCTTATGCTGCAAAATGTGGAATGTGGTGAAGTAAAAGTGCAAATTGAGGTGATCCCTAAAAGGATCTCTGATGATGCATTCTTCCCATAA